A window of the Arenibacter algicola genome harbors these coding sequences:
- a CDS encoding geranylgeranylglycerol-phosphate geranylgeranyltransferase, whose product MLSRKNKLLLLKFLSLFSVVRGYNILMIILAQYLASIYILAPHLPLRKVVFDGNLFVIVLSSALVIAAGYIINNFYDAEKDLINKPRKSMLDRLVSQRTKLSTYFVLNFLSVFFASYVSFKAVVFFSAYIFGIWFYSHKLKKVPFLGNFVSATLAIAPFFAVFVYYKNFDTVIFVHALFLFLLILAREMIKDLENMAGDMAQNYKTIPILYGAKFSKTCISILIGLTLLPAFLLIEYFDVGYMYLYFIGCIFFLLGFLILLVKSNSKKHYVWLHNILKLIIILGVFSILLINVDLVLNRIL is encoded by the coding sequence ATGCTTAGTAGAAAAAACAAGCTCTTGCTATTAAAGTTTCTGAGCCTGTTTTCTGTGGTCAGGGGATACAACATTCTTATGATCATTTTGGCTCAGTACCTGGCCTCCATTTATATATTAGCTCCCCATTTGCCCTTGCGCAAGGTGGTTTTTGATGGCAACCTGTTCGTTATTGTGCTCAGTTCTGCCCTGGTCATAGCGGCAGGATATATCATCAACAATTTCTACGATGCGGAAAAAGACCTCATCAACAAACCTAGAAAGAGTATGCTGGATCGTTTGGTAAGCCAACGGACCAAGCTCAGCACTTATTTTGTATTGAATTTTCTTTCTGTATTTTTTGCCAGCTATGTTTCCTTTAAGGCGGTTGTATTCTTTTCTGCCTATATTTTTGGCATTTGGTTCTATTCCCACAAATTAAAAAAAGTTCCTTTTTTGGGCAATTTCGTTTCCGCCACTCTGGCCATTGCTCCATTTTTTGCTGTTTTTGTGTACTACAAGAACTTTGACACTGTAATTTTTGTGCATGCCCTTTTTCTTTTCCTTTTGATTTTGGCCAGGGAAATGATCAAAGACCTAGAAAATATGGCCGGGGATATGGCCCAGAACTATAAGACCATCCCCATATTGTACGGGGCAAAATTCTCCAAGACCTGTATCTCCATTTTAATAGGACTAACACTGCTTCCCGCCTTTCTCCTGATCGAATATTTTGATGTAGGTTATATGTACCTCTATTTTATAGGCTGTATTTTTTTTCTTTTGGGGTTTTTGATCCTATTGGTAAAATCCAACAGCAAAAAACACTACGTATGGTTGCACAACATCCTTAAGTTGATCATCATACTGGGAGTGTTCAGTATTTTATTGATCAATGTTGACCTGGTATTGAACAGAATACTCTAA
- a CDS encoding mevalonate kinase family protein has translation MKGPLFYSKILLFGEYGIIKDSKGLSIPYNFFKGALKSKNKNSEAAKKSNASLRAFAEYLEDLQQKDHELVTFDLEALNKDVADGMYFDSSIPQGYGVGSSGALVAAIYDKYAIEKITVLENLTREKLLKLKTIFGKMESFFHGKSSGLDPLNSYLSLPILINSQDNIESTSIPSQNLDGKGAVFLLDSGSTGETAPMVHLFMEQMKHEGFRAMLKDQFIKHTDACVEDFINGNVKSLFGNLKQLSHVVLDNFKPMIPVEFHKLWKQGIDTNDYYLKLCGSGGGGYILGFTEDINKAKKALKGYNLEVVYNF, from the coding sequence ATGAAAGGACCGTTATTTTACTCTAAAATTTTACTTTTTGGGGAATATGGAATCATCAAGGATTCCAAAGGACTTTCCATACCCTATAATTTTTTTAAGGGGGCACTAAAATCTAAAAACAAGAATTCTGAGGCGGCAAAGAAGTCGAACGCCAGCCTTAGGGCCTTTGCAGAATATTTAGAAGACCTACAGCAGAAGGACCATGAATTGGTAACTTTTGATCTGGAGGCATTGAATAAGGATGTAGCCGACGGAATGTATTTTGACAGTTCCATTCCGCAGGGATATGGCGTAGGTAGTAGTGGCGCCCTAGTGGCGGCCATTTACGATAAGTATGCCATTGAAAAAATTACCGTTTTAGAAAACCTTACCAGGGAGAAATTGTTAAAATTGAAGACTATTTTCGGAAAAATGGAATCGTTTTTCCACGGTAAATCTTCAGGCCTTGACCCTCTAAACAGTTATTTAAGCCTACCCATTCTTATAAATTCCCAAGACAATATAGAATCTACCAGCATTCCATCCCAAAACTTGGATGGCAAGGGAGCAGTATTCCTGTTGGACAGTGGCAGTACGGGTGAAACCGCGCCCATGGTACATTTGTTTATGGAACAAATGAAGCACGAAGGATTCCGGGCCATGCTAAAGGACCAGTTTATTAAGCATACGGATGCCTGCGTGGAGGACTTTATAAATGGGAATGTTAAATCCCTTTTCGGAAACTTAAAACAGTTGTCCCATGTGGTACTGGACAATTTTAAGCCCATGATACCGGTGGAATTCCATAAACTTTGGAAGCAGGGAATAGATACCAACGACTATTATTTAAAACTATGTGGTTCCGGTGGCGGAGGTTACATTTTAGGGTTTACCGAAGACATCAATAAAGCCAAAAAAGCCCTGAAGGGCTATAATTTAGAAGTAGTATACAACTTCTAA
- a CDS encoding DinB family protein, which translates to MLSKNLLQDLLERTQEIKHKAEGFKTLPLETLNWKSSPDSWSILECLEHLNRYGDYYIPEIEKRITASQYRPAEIFKSGWLGNYFANAMLPKEKLNKMKTFTSMNPKGSSLDKEVITKFIAQQQDLINVLKLASQADLTKTKTGISISKWIKLRLGDTFRVVIYHNQRHMAQAEKVLKEAGSMLSV; encoded by the coding sequence ATGCTTTCTAAGAATTTATTGCAGGATTTGTTGGAGCGTACACAGGAAATTAAACATAAGGCCGAAGGCTTCAAAACCTTGCCCTTGGAAACCTTGAACTGGAAATCCTCCCCTGATAGTTGGAGTATTTTGGAATGTTTGGAACATTTAAACCGCTATGGGGATTACTATATTCCCGAAATTGAGAAGCGGATAACAGCATCCCAGTACAGGCCTGCGGAAATATTCAAAAGTGGCTGGTTGGGCAACTATTTTGCCAATGCTATGCTTCCCAAGGAAAAGCTGAACAAAATGAAAACCTTTACCTCCATGAATCCCAAGGGCAGCAGCCTGGACAAGGAGGTCATCACCAAATTCATTGCCCAACAACAAGACTTAATCAATGTATTAAAACTGGCCTCACAGGCAGACCTCACCAAAACCAAAACAGGCATATCAATTTCCAAATGGATCAAACTTAGGTTGGGCGATACCTTTAGGGTGGTCATCTACCACAACCAACGTCATATGGCACAGGCGGAGAAGGTATTGAAGGAGGCTGGCAGCATGTTATCTGTTTAA
- a CDS encoding GNAT family N-acetyltransferase yields MIQKIDHSEISYAAKIHGLFQASYSIEAELLGVTDFPPLKRSIVDFLNSDTLFYGIWKGGVLAAAVEIDLLENTLDICSLVVHPKYFRQGIAQKLMLFLENYDDSETLIVETGWANTPAIALYKKFGFNETSQYTNTGGIKKICFRKTKLEK; encoded by the coding sequence ATGATCCAAAAAATAGACCATTCCGAAATTTCCTATGCAGCAAAAATTCACGGACTTTTTCAAGCATCCTACAGCATAGAGGCCGAATTATTGGGTGTAACGGATTTCCCTCCTTTAAAAAGAAGCATTGTAGATTTTCTAAATAGCGACACCCTATTCTACGGAATATGGAAAGGGGGTGTTTTGGCCGCTGCAGTTGAGATAGACCTTCTTGAAAACACGCTTGATATCTGTAGCCTGGTAGTACATCCAAAATATTTTAGACAGGGCATAGCCCAAAAACTAATGTTGTTCCTAGAAAATTATGACGATTCGGAGACCCTTATTGTGGAAACCGGTTGGGCCAATACTCCGGCAATAGCTTTGTACAAGAAGTTTGGCTTTAATGAGACAAGTCAATATACAAATACCGGAGGCATCAAAAAAATATGTTTTAGAAAAACAAAATTGGAAAAATGA
- a CDS encoding helix-turn-helix domain-containing protein, translating into MSNLNISQRVKELRGSKGMSQELLAEESGLSLRTIQRIENSESEPRGDTLKRLAIALDTSPDEIIDWKILEDKGYLTLMSLSALGFLFFPILGIILPLVFWILKKDKLKNVNELGKSILNFEITWCLLLFSYFIILFSGFLGVIMGYLDNPVGPASILKLYLPVIVLYSYNITIIILSTIKVSKNKRHSYIPALKIFK; encoded by the coding sequence ATGAGCAATTTGAATATATCACAACGAGTTAAAGAATTGAGAGGTAGTAAAGGTATGTCCCAAGAATTACTGGCCGAAGAGTCTGGTTTGAGCCTAAGAACTATTCAAAGAATAGAGAATAGCGAATCGGAACCTCGAGGGGATACTTTAAAAAGATTAGCAATTGCACTGGATACTTCTCCCGATGAAATTATAGACTGGAAAATTCTCGAAGACAAAGGTTATTTGACACTAATGAGTTTATCGGCACTGGGATTTTTGTTCTTCCCGATTTTAGGGATTATTCTTCCCTTAGTTTTTTGGATACTGAAAAAAGATAAATTGAAAAATGTAAATGAACTTGGCAAGTCGATTTTAAATTTCGAAATCACATGGTGCCTACTTCTATTCTCCTATTTTATTATACTATTTTCTGGGTTCTTGGGGGTTATAATGGGATATTTAGACAACCCCGTAGGACCAGCAAGTATCTTAAAACTATATCTTCCGGTAATAGTTCTTTACAGTTATAACATTACCATAATAATTTTAAGCACTATCAAAGTCTCTAAAAACAAAAGACACAGCTACATACCTGCCCTTAAGATTTTCAAATAA
- a CDS encoding DJ-1/PfpI family protein, whose amino-acid sequence MKKVLFLTGDFTEDYETMVPFQMLEMVGYTVHTVCPDKKKGDIVKTAIHDFEGDQTYTEKPGHNFALNYSFADVNVDDYDGLVIAGGRAPEYLRLNKKVLEIVQHFFTTNKPVAAICHGIQILTAAGVVKGRKLTAYPAVGPEVTLAGGEFQSIPVDGAFVDGNLVTSPAWPAHPSFIREFLKVMGAKIQL is encoded by the coding sequence ATGAAAAAAGTATTGTTTTTAACTGGAGATTTCACTGAAGATTATGAAACCATGGTCCCATTTCAAATGCTGGAAATGGTAGGGTACACCGTACATACCGTTTGCCCGGACAAGAAAAAGGGGGACATCGTTAAAACGGCCATACACGACTTTGAGGGAGACCAGACCTACACGGAAAAGCCAGGCCATAATTTTGCCTTGAACTACAGCTTTGCAGATGTAAATGTGGACGATTATGACGGTTTGGTAATTGCCGGAGGTAGGGCTCCGGAGTATTTGAGATTGAACAAAAAAGTGCTGGAAATTGTACAACACTTTTTCACCACCAACAAGCCTGTTGCCGCTATCTGCCATGGTATCCAAATTTTGACCGCTGCAGGAGTTGTAAAAGGGAGAAAACTTACCGCCTACCCTGCTGTGGGGCCAGAAGTAACATTGGCAGGAGGGGAATTTCAATCCATTCCCGTAGACGGGGCCTTTGTAGATGGCAACCTTGTTACCTCCCCTGCCTGGCCGGCCCACCCCAGTTTTATAAGGGAATTTTTAAAAGTAATGGGCGCTAAGATCCAATTATAA
- a CDS encoding pseudouridine synthase, with amino-acid sequence MSRSDSNNDKKASGRQGGTFRKKSHARGNAPIRKKTEAKAPSDPNVMRLNRYVANSGVCSRRDADIYISAGNVTVNGKPITEMGYKVKLTDEVKFDGRLLNPEKKEYVLLNKPKDFVTSPKDEHGKRTVASLISNASKSKLSVVGRMDKNTTGLLLFTNDGEMTKRLTKPKNGLRKIYHVELNKNLRGEDLIKIKEGITIDESVVRVDDISFIENAPKREVGIELKSTRNKIVRRIFEELEYEVVKLDRVVYAGLTKKDLPRGHWRHLTPQEVINLGMIK; translated from the coding sequence ATGAGTAGGTCAGATTCAAATAACGACAAAAAAGCATCAGGAAGACAAGGAGGCACTTTTAGAAAAAAGAGCCATGCACGGGGCAACGCACCTATAAGAAAGAAGACGGAAGCAAAAGCACCGTCCGATCCCAATGTAATGCGACTAAATCGTTATGTAGCCAACTCTGGCGTATGTTCGCGTAGGGACGCGGATATTTATATCTCTGCCGGAAACGTCACTGTAAATGGCAAGCCAATTACCGAAATGGGCTACAAGGTAAAACTAACCGATGAAGTAAAATTTGATGGCCGTTTGTTAAATCCGGAGAAAAAGGAATATGTACTGCTGAACAAACCCAAGGATTTTGTTACCTCACCAAAGGACGAGCACGGAAAAAGAACTGTAGCCTCTTTAATTTCCAATGCCTCCAAATCCAAACTCTCGGTTGTAGGGAGAATGGACAAGAATACTACCGGACTACTGTTGTTTACCAATGATGGGGAAATGACGAAGCGACTTACAAAACCTAAAAATGGACTTCGTAAAATATACCATGTAGAGCTTAACAAAAACTTAAGGGGCGAAGACCTTATTAAGATCAAGGAAGGCATTACTATAGACGAAAGCGTGGTTAGGGTAGATGACATTAGTTTTATTGAAAACGCCCCCAAGCGCGAAGTAGGCATAGAACTTAAGAGCACCCGTAACAAAATTGTACGCCGTATTTTTGAGGAATTGGAATACGAGGTCGTAAAATTGGATAGGGTAGTTTACGCCGGATTAACCAAAAAAGATCTTCCCCGTGGGCACTGGAGACATCTTACACCACAGGAAGTTATTAATTTGGGGATGATCAAATAA
- a CDS encoding diphosphomevalonate/mevalonate 3,5-bisphosphate decarboxylase family protein has product MTDKDFIPSIYTTDKSEGKVTYKSPSNIALVKYWGKKEHQIPANPSISFTLDTCATTTTVSYKKLKNKASNFSFDLLFDGKPKEDFKPKINTFLKRTEAYLPFLKAYHFTIETSNSFPHSSGIASSASGMSALALCLMELERELNPNMDADFFKRKASFLARLGSGSACRSIEGNIMQWGAHKDTQESSDLYAIKYPNKVHPIFKNYQDSILLVDKGSKQVSSSVGHNLMHDHPFAEQRFDQAHKNLTKLKKAFEEGNLLEFIKIVESEALTLHAMMMTSMPYFILMKPKTLEIINKIWAFRASSKTHVCFTLDAGANVHVLYPENEKEEVYQFINNELVAYCENGQYICDQIGNGAKKL; this is encoded by the coding sequence ATGACCGATAAAGACTTTATCCCTTCCATTTATACTACAGACAAGTCGGAAGGAAAAGTTACTTATAAATCGCCCAGTAATATCGCCTTGGTAAAATACTGGGGGAAAAAGGAACATCAGATTCCCGCCAACCCATCCATCAGTTTTACCCTGGATACCTGTGCTACCACTACAACGGTCAGCTATAAAAAATTAAAAAACAAGGCATCCAACTTTTCTTTTGACCTTCTTTTCGATGGCAAGCCCAAAGAGGATTTTAAACCCAAAATAAATACCTTTCTTAAGAGGACTGAAGCCTATTTGCCCTTTTTAAAGGCCTATCATTTTACCATAGAAACCTCCAATTCCTTTCCCCACAGCAGTGGCATAGCCTCCTCGGCCAGTGGAATGTCGGCCCTGGCACTGTGCCTTATGGAACTGGAAAGGGAACTGAACCCCAATATGGATGCTGATTTTTTTAAAAGAAAGGCTTCCTTTTTGGCACGATTGGGATCTGGGAGTGCCTGCCGGAGTATTGAAGGGAATATAATGCAATGGGGAGCACATAAAGACACCCAGGAGAGCTCCGATCTCTACGCCATTAAATATCCCAACAAGGTACACCCGATTTTTAAGAACTATCAGGATTCCATCCTCTTGGTGGACAAAGGATCCAAACAAGTGAGCAGTAGTGTTGGCCATAATTTAATGCACGATCATCCTTTTGCGGAACAACGGTTCGACCAAGCGCATAAAAATCTGACCAAATTAAAAAAGGCTTTTGAAGAGGGAAATTTATTGGAATTTATCAAAATAGTAGAAAGTGAAGCCCTCACCCTACACGCCATGATGATGACCAGTATGCCGTATTTTATATTGATGAAACCCAAGACCTTGGAGATCATCAATAAAATATGGGCCTTTAGGGCCTCGTCCAAAACCCATGTATGTTTTACATTGGATGCAGGGGCAAATGTTCATGTGCTATATCCTGAAAACGAAAAGGAAGAAGTTTATCAATTTATTAATAATGAGTTGGTTGCATATTGTGAAAACGGGCAGTATATTTGCGATCAAATTGGAAATGGGGCAAAAAAGCTGTAA
- a CDS encoding NAD(P)-dependent alcohol dehydrogenase, with protein sequence MKAIICEAYGPPEKVVRITERPTPSPKDNEVLIKINATAVNDYDWSLALGKPYLIRLMFGLLKHKQGLLGMELSGIVVALGAKATKFKIGDAVMGDTSEYGFGTFSEYISINEKAVIPKPQALSFEEAAAIPHASCLALQALRDLGKIKEGQKILINGGGGGVGTIGLQLARLYNCEVTGVDSQEKLAMMTSLGYDYVIDYKKVNFTKAGETYDLILDCKTNKAALSYLKALKPNGKYVTIGGKLSGLLKVLLWGKIIPLFSSKKLKVLALKSNFGLEYIYELLEQGKIKCQIDGPYPLEDALRLIQYFGDGKHKGKIVMNINP encoded by the coding sequence ATGAAAGCTATAATATGTGAGGCCTATGGTCCTCCCGAAAAGGTGGTTAGAATAACCGAAAGGCCAACACCCTCACCCAAGGACAATGAGGTCCTCATAAAGATCAACGCCACTGCGGTGAACGACTACGACTGGAGCCTGGCTTTGGGCAAGCCTTATTTGATCCGGTTAATGTTTGGCCTCCTTAAGCACAAACAAGGGCTTTTGGGAATGGAATTGTCGGGCATCGTTGTGGCCCTGGGTGCAAAGGCTACGAAATTCAAGATTGGGGATGCGGTTATGGGAGACACCTCGGAATATGGATTTGGTACCTTTTCTGAATATATCAGCATCAATGAAAAGGCGGTAATCCCGAAACCCCAAGCTTTAAGTTTTGAGGAAGCCGCAGCCATTCCCCATGCCTCCTGTCTGGCGTTACAGGCTCTAAGGGACCTAGGGAAAATAAAGGAAGGCCAAAAAATTCTGATCAATGGCGGTGGCGGTGGTGTAGGAACCATCGGCCTTCAACTGGCCAGACTTTATAATTGTGAGGTTACCGGAGTGGATTCCCAAGAGAAATTGGCCATGATGACATCGCTCGGTTATGATTATGTAATCGACTATAAAAAGGTAAATTTCACCAAAGCGGGGGAAACCTACGACCTCATCCTGGATTGTAAGACCAATAAGGCTGCCCTCTCCTACCTCAAAGCCTTAAAACCTAATGGAAAATATGTGACTATTGGCGGCAAATTGTCCGGTTTATTAAAAGTACTGCTGTGGGGCAAGATTATACCACTATTCTCTTCCAAAAAATTAAAGGTACTCGCCTTAAAATCGAACTTTGGTTTAGAATATATCTATGAACTATTGGAACAGGGAAAAATCAAATGCCAAATAGATGGTCCTTATCCTTTGGAAGATGCATTGCGATTGATCCAATATTTTGGAGATGGAAAGCATAAGGGAAAAATAGTAATGAACATCAATCCCTAA
- a CDS encoding BNR-4 repeat-containing protein has product MTGIKTVTSFKILALIFTNFCVGNAIGQSLTNTKINGYRGIWFQLNQKYEYGDKYSGALGTYTAKHVPLAIYAPEVDKTFFVYGGTPSEDQRYLLCMIGEFDHKTEMVSKPTVVYDKNGVDDPHDNPSILIDNAGYIWVFISGRGTTRPGYKYKSKMPYSIKEFVQITEEEMTYPQPRYTDFGFFHFFTKYTGVRQLYFETSKDGITWTDDKLLAAIPEKEGEKSGHYQVSDIYNGKLLGTFINRHPNGNVDKRTDLYYMQSMDFGSSWTTVNSIETPLPLIDLDSPAKAVDYASLEKNVYLKDMGYDANGNPACLYIRSNGHEPGPKSAPYEWCITKWNGEQWQTAVVTTSDHNYDMGSLFIGEDDWKIVGPTEKGTQDWGVGGELALWQSQDQGETWKKIKILTEHSALSHSYVRRPVNYKAPFSFFWADGHSHQPSKSQLYFGNFDGDIWKMPYNMTEEYEMPIKVK; this is encoded by the coding sequence ATGACAGGAATTAAAACTGTAACTAGCTTCAAAATTCTAGCGCTGATTTTTACGAATTTTTGCGTTGGTAACGCCATCGGCCAGAGTCTGACCAATACCAAAATCAACGGCTATAGGGGCATTTGGTTCCAATTAAATCAGAAGTACGAGTATGGGGACAAATACTCGGGTGCCCTAGGCACCTATACCGCAAAGCATGTGCCTTTGGCCATTTATGCTCCCGAAGTTGATAAAACCTTCTTTGTCTATGGGGGAACTCCTTCAGAAGACCAACGTTACTTGCTCTGTATGATCGGGGAGTTTGACCATAAAACGGAAATGGTTTCCAAACCCACGGTAGTCTATGACAAAAATGGGGTAGACGACCCCCATGACAACCCCTCCATCTTAATCGATAATGCTGGGTATATTTGGGTATTTATCAGTGGAAGGGGCACCACACGACCAGGTTATAAATACAAAAGCAAGATGCCATATTCCATAAAGGAATTTGTGCAGATTACGGAAGAGGAAATGACCTACCCACAACCTAGGTACACCGATTTTGGCTTTTTTCACTTTTTTACAAAATATACCGGGGTACGCCAACTATATTTTGAAACCAGTAAGGATGGAATCACTTGGACCGATGATAAATTACTTGCCGCTATCCCGGAAAAAGAAGGGGAAAAGTCCGGTCATTATCAAGTCAGCGATATTTATAATGGCAAGCTTTTGGGTACCTTCATTAATAGGCACCCCAATGGCAATGTGGACAAAAGAACCGACCTGTATTATATGCAATCAATGGACTTTGGCTCCAGCTGGACCACCGTCAATAGCATAGAAACACCTCTTCCTTTGATAGATCTGGACAGTCCGGCCAAAGCGGTAGACTACGCATCCCTAGAAAAAAATGTGTATCTAAAGGATATGGGCTACGATGCCAACGGAAATCCAGCCTGCCTCTATATTAGAAGCAACGGACATGAACCGGGTCCAAAAAGCGCCCCTTACGAATGGTGTATTACCAAATGGAACGGTGAGCAATGGCAAACTGCTGTGGTAACCACATCCGACCATAATTATGATATGGGGAGTCTCTTTATTGGAGAGGACGATTGGAAAATTGTTGGTCCAACGGAAAAAGGTACCCAGGATTGGGGCGTTGGAGGGGAATTGGCCCTATGGCAGTCCCAAGACCAAGGGGAAACTTGGAAAAAGATCAAAATATTAACGGAGCATAGTGCCTTGAGTCATTCCTATGTACGAAGACCTGTAAATTATAAAGCGCCGTTTTCCTTTTTCTGGGCGGACGGACATTCGCACCAACCTAGCAAATCCCAACTCTATTTTGGCAATTTTGATGGCGACATATGGAAAATGCCCTATAATATGACTGAAGAATATGAAATGCCAATTAAGGTCAAATGA
- a CDS encoding Crp/Fnr family transcriptional regulator has translation MNPITDLVGNIERKGLWTKQLELDRNHFLKKQGSIDTNLYWVVQGSLRIYVVEENEEHTIRFGYTHNFIAALDSYLDEKPSDLHIQALKKTTVKVIDKATFMEFMQSSPENSTTWQLMLEQLVLQQMERERDILTVSPLERYKRVLKRSPQLFQEIPHKYIASYLRMTPETLSRIKKS, from the coding sequence ATGAATCCTATTACCGACCTCGTTGGGAACATAGAACGTAAAGGGTTATGGACCAAACAGCTGGAACTGGACAGGAACCACTTTTTAAAGAAACAGGGCAGCATAGACACCAACCTCTACTGGGTGGTACAGGGGAGTTTAAGAATTTATGTGGTGGAGGAAAATGAGGAACACACCATTAGGTTCGGCTATACCCATAATTTCATAGCCGCACTGGATTCCTATTTGGATGAGAAACCTTCCGATCTCCATATACAGGCACTAAAAAAAACCACCGTTAAAGTCATTGACAAGGCCACTTTTATGGAGTTTATGCAATCCTCCCCAGAGAATAGTACCACCTGGCAACTAATGCTGGAGCAATTGGTATTACAGCAGATGGAAAGGGAACGGGATATTTTAACCGTGTCTCCCTTGGAAAGGTATAAACGGGTTCTGAAACGTTCTCCCCAACTCTTTCAGGAAATACCACACAAATACATAGCCTCCTATTTAAGAATGACCCCTGAAACGCTTTCCAGAATTAAAAAATCTTGA